One window of the Rhipicephalus microplus isolate Deutch F79 chromosome 2, USDA_Rmic, whole genome shotgun sequence genome contains the following:
- the LOC142784438 gene encoding uncharacterized protein LOC142784438, which yields MIQALTGAVQALSAVPKRPHPAVMLAVPTYSGYGDLQSARDYLDSLARYQRAMGLDDQEVLGRVVPAALTDTAARWHRLSGHRAATLDEFRAAFLREFLPADYESRMRRELELRTQAPDESLQEYVRAMEDLFSIAEPRASNEERVERVIRQAHPTFSAYLRGSRFRDLEQLAVEAKRIQGDILAARSYHPPPPASEALEPRCAWGGAMTLSQRQQPAGAAFAATPTAGRAWEISDRALDPYTYGRRAAGAASQLDAREPGRNPTQRITGGNGRQSGSFDHAANPPRQLEAASSRERDRDGVRCFRCRQRGHIARECSAFVPPVRQGNGSAGRS from the coding sequence ATGATTCAGGCACTCACGGGGGCAGTCCAAGCGCTTTCGGCCGTTCCGAAACGCCCTCATCCCGCTGTCATGTTGGCCGTTCCGACCTACAGCGGGTATGGTGATCTGCAAAGTGCAAGAGATTACCTGGACTCCCTCGCACGTTATCAGAGAGCCATGGGTCTAGACGACCAGGAAGTGCTCGGACGCGTCGTCccggctgcactgactgacacggcggccaggtggcatcggctttccggtcaccgagcagcaaccctcgatgagttccgcgcggccttcctgcgcgaattcttacccgctgactacgagagtaggatgcggcgcgagctcgagctccgcacacaagctcctgatgagtcgcttcaggagtacgtacgcgcgatggaagaccttttttctatcgctgagcccagagcctcgaacgaggagcgCGTCGAACGGGTGATTAGGCAGGCACACCCGACTTTTTCGGCGTACCTCCGCGGCAGTCGCTTCCGTGATTTGGAGCAATTGGCCGTCGAAGCAaagcgcatccaaggcgacattctcgccgcgcgttCCTATCACCCGCCACCGCCAGCCAGCGAGGCCCTCGAACCGCGCTGCGCGTGgggaggggccatgacccttTCTCAGCGGCAACAGCCCGCCGGAGCTGCCTTTGCGGCTACCCCTACAGCTGGgcgcgcgtgggagataagcgatcGAGCTTTAGATCCCTACACGTACGGGAGGCGGGCAGCCGGTGCTGCATCGCAACTCGACGCGCGCGAGCCGGGACGAAATCCGACCCAGCGCATCACCGGTGGTAACGGTCGTCAGAGCGGTTCCTTTGATCACGCGGCGAACCCACCCCGGCAGCTCGAAGCTGCTTCGTCGCGGGAAAGGGACCGCGATGGAGTGCGCTGTTTCCGCTGCCGTCAACGAGGGCACATAGCGAGGGAGTGCTCCGCGTTTGTGCCTCCtgtgaggcagggaaacgggAGCGCGGGCCGTTCGTGA